From one Streptomyces sp. ICC1 genomic stretch:
- a CDS encoding SPFH domain-containing protein: MTSTTGVSEAGVREFPARSVGGGIALLLGLAGVAGGAGLIVLGAVVEGSGAKGGLIAAGILLAVAAFVAMCGLNTVAPGEARVVQLFGRYRGTVRADGLRWVNPLTSRRRLSTRVRNHETTVMKVNDAYGNPIELAAVVVWRVEDTARAVFEVEDFTEFVETQTEAAVRHIAIEYPYDAHEDGGLSLRGNAAEITEKLAVELSARVEAAGVQIIESRFTHLAYAPEIASAMLQRQQAGAIVAARKQIVEGAVGMVELALNRLAEQDIVDLDPERKAAMVSNLMVVLCGDRAAQPVINTGTLYQ, encoded by the coding sequence ATGACCAGCACGACAGGCGTGTCCGAGGCCGGCGTAAGGGAGTTCCCCGCGCGCAGCGTGGGCGGCGGGATCGCCCTGCTGCTCGGCCTGGCGGGAGTGGCGGGCGGGGCGGGACTGATCGTGCTGGGCGCGGTGGTGGAGGGCTCCGGCGCCAAGGGGGGCCTGATCGCGGCGGGGATCCTGCTGGCCGTCGCCGCGTTCGTCGCCATGTGCGGGCTGAACACGGTCGCACCGGGCGAGGCCCGCGTGGTCCAGCTCTTCGGCCGCTACCGCGGCACGGTCCGCGCCGACGGACTGCGCTGGGTCAACCCGCTGACCTCCCGCCGGCGGCTGTCCACCCGGGTGCGCAACCACGAGACGACCGTCATGAAGGTCAACGACGCCTACGGCAACCCGATCGAGCTGGCCGCCGTCGTGGTGTGGCGGGTCGAGGACACCGCGCGAGCCGTCTTCGAGGTCGAGGACTTCACGGAGTTCGTCGAGACCCAGACCGAGGCGGCCGTGCGGCACATCGCCATCGAGTACCCCTACGACGCCCACGAGGACGGCGGCCTGTCGCTGCGCGGCAACGCCGCGGAGATCACCGAGAAGCTCGCCGTGGAACTGTCCGCCCGCGTCGAGGCCGCCGGGGTCCAGATCATCGAGTCCCGCTTCACCCACCTCGCGTACGCTCCCGAGATCGCCTCCGCGATGCTCCAGCGCCAGCAGGCCGGTGCGATCGTCGCGGCGCGCAAGCAGATCGTCGAGGGCGCGGTCGGTATGGTCGAACTCGCCCTCAACCGCCTCGCGGAGCAGGACATCGTGGACCTCGACCCGGAACGGAAGGCGGCGATGGTGTCCAACCTGATGGTGGTCCTGTGCGGTGATCGCGCGGCCCAGCCGGTCATCAACACGGGCACCCTCTACCAGTGA
- a CDS encoding DUF2079 domain-containing protein yields the protein MHAPSADAANADADADAADAAVLPPQQAGPVGRQEAEPSPESAHGIPWWAWTMAGGLFLLYTALSLRTHGRLHSHSFDLAIFEQAVRSYAVGRLPVSEVKGPDFPVLGDHFSPVLAVLAPLYRIWPSPRTLLVAQAALIAVSVLPLTLWARRTLGGAAAAVIGLCYGLSWGIANAIGFDFHEWAFAVPLLACSLSALGAGRLRAAACWALPLVLVKEDLGLTVAAIGAVIAWRGGRGGRRLGIATAVAGAACTLLAMVVVLPALNPSGSYFYASFLGGGADSGGGAGGGFTDLLAKVTVGLVTPETKAVTLVLVLAPTLFLALRSPLVLIAVPGLLWRGVSDQPVHWGTGYHYSLTVMPIVFAAFVDALGRRATTTAGLRRYLAGAAGVCVLLLPAHSLGQLGRPDFWRTEPRVAVAQRLMDRIPDGATVQASDGLVPHLANRTSVSVYGWPASRDEPEWILVDTGVAPARRWPLSAMEEYVALDGARARGYRTVAEQDGFVLLGRRS from the coding sequence ATGCACGCACCCTCCGCCGATGCCGCGAACGCCGACGCCGACGCCGATGCCGCCGACGCCGCCGTGCTCCCGCCCCAACAGGCCGGTCCCGTCGGGCGGCAGGAGGCGGAGCCGTCCCCGGAGTCCGCGCACGGGATCCCGTGGTGGGCGTGGACCATGGCCGGCGGCCTCTTCCTCCTCTACACGGCGCTGTCGCTGCGCACCCACGGGCGGCTCCACTCCCACAGCTTCGACCTGGCGATCTTCGAACAGGCCGTCCGCTCCTACGCGGTGGGCCGGCTGCCGGTCTCGGAGGTCAAGGGGCCGGACTTCCCCGTCCTGGGCGACCACTTCTCACCGGTCCTGGCCGTCCTCGCCCCCCTCTACCGGATCTGGCCGTCGCCCCGGACCCTGCTCGTGGCGCAGGCCGCGCTGATCGCCGTGAGCGTGCTGCCGCTGACCCTCTGGGCGCGCCGGACGCTGGGCGGGGCCGCCGCCGCGGTGATCGGGCTCTGTTACGGGCTCTCGTGGGGCATCGCGAACGCGATCGGGTTCGACTTCCACGAATGGGCCTTCGCCGTCCCGCTCCTCGCCTGCTCGCTGTCCGCGCTCGGCGCCGGCCGACTGCGCGCCGCCGCGTGCTGGGCCCTTCCGCTGGTGCTGGTGAAGGAGGACCTGGGGCTGACCGTGGCCGCGATCGGCGCGGTCATCGCCTGGCGCGGCGGCCGGGGCGGGCGCCGGCTGGGGATCGCCACCGCCGTGGCGGGCGCGGCGTGCACGCTGCTGGCCATGGTGGTGGTGCTGCCGGCCCTGAACCCGAGCGGCTCGTACTTCTACGCGTCGTTCCTCGGCGGCGGCGCCGACAGCGGGGGCGGTGCGGGCGGCGGCTTCACGGACCTGCTGGCCAAGGTCACGGTCGGCCTCGTCACCCCCGAGACCAAAGCGGTCACGCTGGTGCTGGTGCTGGCGCCGACCCTGTTCCTGGCCCTGCGCTCCCCGCTGGTGCTGATCGCCGTGCCGGGGCTGCTGTGGCGGGGTGTCTCGGACCAACCGGTCCACTGGGGGACCGGCTACCACTACTCCCTCACGGTGATGCCGATCGTCTTCGCGGCCTTCGTCGACGCGCTCGGGCGGCGCGCTACGACCACCGCCGGGCTGCGCCGGTACCTGGCGGGCGCGGCCGGGGTCTGCGTCCTGCTGCTGCCGGCGCACTCGCTGGGGCAGTTGGGCCGACCGGACTTCTGGCGGACCGAGCCGCGGGTCGCCGTGGCGCAGCGGCTGATGGACCGGATCCCGGACGGTGCCACGGTCCAGGCCTCGGACGGGCTGGTCCCGCACCTGGCGAACCGTACGAGCGTCAGCGTGTACGGCTGGCCGGCGAGCCGCGACGAACCCGAGTGGATCCTCGTGGACACCGGGGTGGCGCCGGCCCGGCGGTGGCCGCTGTCGGCGATGGAGGAGTACGTCGCCCTGGACGGGGCGCGGGCCCGGGGGTACCGGACCGTGGCCGAGCAGGACGGCTTCGTCCTGCTCGGCCGGCGGTCCTGA
- a CDS encoding PadR family transcriptional regulator gives MSISHTLLGLLEAGPRHGYDLKRAFDEKFGHDRPLAYGQVYSTMSRLLKNGLVEVDGIESGGGPERKRYAITDAGVTDVETWLAQPEKPEPYLQTTLYTKVVLALLTGRGAQELLDTQRAEHLRLMRILTRRKAAGDLADQLVCDHALFHLEADLRWLELAAARLDQLAREVRG, from the coding sequence ATGTCCATCAGCCACACGCTCCTCGGCCTCCTGGAGGCCGGCCCCCGCCACGGCTACGACCTCAAGCGGGCCTTCGACGAGAAGTTCGGCCACGACCGCCCCCTCGCTTACGGGCAGGTCTACTCGACCATGTCCAGGCTCCTGAAGAACGGTCTCGTCGAGGTCGACGGAATCGAGAGCGGCGGCGGCCCCGAGCGCAAGCGCTACGCCATCACCGACGCCGGCGTCACCGACGTCGAGACCTGGCTCGCCCAGCCCGAGAAGCCCGAGCCGTACCTCCAGACGACCCTCTACACCAAGGTCGTGCTCGCCCTCCTCACCGGCCGCGGCGCCCAGGAGCTCCTGGACACCCAGCGCGCCGAGCACCTGCGCCTGATGCGCATCCTCACCCGGCGCAAGGCCGCGGGCGACCTCGCCGACCAACTCGTCTGCGACCACGCCCTGTTCCACCTGGAGGCCGACCTGCGCTGGCTCGAGCTCGCCGCCGCCCGCCTCGACCAGCTCGCCCGGGAGGTGCGCGGATGA
- a CDS encoding ABC transporter ATP-binding protein: protein MTPSGTLLSATGLRKAYGTTTALDGAEFSLHAGEVVAVMGPSGSGKSTLLHCLAGIVTPDSGTITYAGRRLSAMKDAERSALRRSEFGFVFQFGQLVPELTCLENVALPLRLTGVKRKEAERTALHWMERLRVDDLGRKRPGEVSGGQGQRVAVARALVTSPRLVFADEPTGALDSLNGELVMRLLTEAARSTGAAVVLVTHETRVAAYSDREIVVRDGRSRDMEWIA, encoded by the coding sequence ATGACCCCGTCCGGCACGCTGCTCAGCGCCACGGGCCTGCGCAAGGCGTACGGCACCACCACGGCCCTCGACGGCGCCGAGTTCTCCCTCCACGCGGGCGAGGTCGTCGCCGTCATGGGCCCCTCCGGCTCCGGCAAGTCCACCCTGCTGCACTGCCTCGCCGGGATCGTCACCCCCGACTCCGGCACCATCACCTACGCCGGCCGCAGGCTCTCCGCCATGAAGGACGCCGAGCGCAGCGCCCTGCGCCGCAGCGAGTTCGGCTTCGTCTTCCAGTTCGGCCAGCTCGTGCCCGAGCTGACCTGCCTGGAGAACGTGGCCCTGCCCCTGCGCCTGACCGGGGTCAAGCGCAAGGAAGCCGAGCGCACCGCCCTGCACTGGATGGAGCGGCTCCGGGTCGACGACCTCGGCCGCAAGCGCCCCGGCGAGGTCTCGGGCGGCCAGGGCCAGCGCGTCGCCGTCGCCCGGGCCCTCGTCACCTCGCCCCGGCTGGTCTTCGCCGACGAGCCCACCGGCGCCCTCGACTCCCTCAACGGCGAGCTGGTGATGCGGTTGCTCACCGAGGCCGCCCGGTCCACCGGCGCCGCCGTCGTCCTGGTCACGCACGAGACCCGCGTGGCCGCGTACTCCGACCGCGAGATCGTCGTACGCGACGGACGCTCCCGCGACATGGAGTGGATCGCATGA
- a CDS encoding FtsX-like permease family protein: MSASASSSWLRDLAMGVRFAFGGGREGWTRTLLTGVGVGLGVALLLISTAIPGALATRGDRGEARFYMPAPVGTAPGRDTLLVANANQMYKNRDVDGRFLLAEGPDAPVPPGLQSVPAPGEMAVSPALKRLLASSDGALLRERFDAWKPTRIIGDAGLTGPGELYFYAGKGDLEITGPEDHRAQRVLGFNRHIGQRELDPVLTLLVVLTFVALLMPVTVFIAAAVRFGGERRDRRLATLRLVGADGRMVRRIAAGEALAGSVVGLGLGAGFFLIGRRLVGGVTLHQRSVFPADLDPAPWLAVLVALAVPAAAVAVTLFALRGVVIEPLGVVHTARPGRRRVWWRLLLPLGGLGLLAPMTGHGTRHGDFNRWQVSAGVVLLLVGITALLPWLLERVVSRLSGGPVSWQLAVRRLQVSSGGAARLVNGIAVAVAGAIALQMLFAGVEGDYTTRTGQDPARAAISIVMPPTDRAAVDAAARAVSGAEGVAKVVAPASFKAAHRLPAADDLVQVTVGSCDALREYAAVEPCRDGDAFVITDSPALKGGVPQPTARPGDTLWVGLGPGPTGEDGASEPARWTFPAGARPVTNRPDPTGDLRGGLLVTPSVAPKAVPDDRWPHVYVQLDPSVPDAMDKARTAAFKAAPLAMIMTHQSTRQDSGYATIRTGLLFGATAVLLLIGASLLVSQLEQLRERGKLLSALVAFGTKRSTLSLSVLWQTALPIGLGLVLASAVGLTLGAVLMRMAAVPVRIDWAPVATMAGIGGGVAVLVTLLSLPPLLRLMRPDGLRTE, encoded by the coding sequence ATGAGCGCGTCCGCGTCATCGTCATGGCTCCGGGACCTCGCCATGGGCGTCCGCTTCGCCTTCGGCGGCGGCCGCGAGGGCTGGACCCGCACCCTGCTCACCGGCGTGGGCGTCGGACTCGGCGTCGCGCTGCTGCTCATCAGCACCGCGATACCGGGCGCGCTGGCCACCCGCGGCGACCGCGGGGAGGCGCGCTTCTACATGCCCGCGCCCGTCGGCACGGCGCCCGGCCGCGACACGCTGCTCGTCGCCAACGCGAACCAGATGTACAAGAACAGGGACGTCGACGGCAGGTTCCTGCTGGCGGAGGGCCCCGACGCGCCGGTGCCGCCCGGACTTCAATCGGTGCCCGCCCCCGGCGAGATGGCCGTCTCCCCGGCCCTGAAGAGGCTGCTGGCATCGTCCGACGGCGCGCTGCTGCGCGAGCGCTTCGACGCCTGGAAGCCCACCCGGATCATCGGCGACGCCGGCCTGACCGGGCCGGGCGAGCTGTACTTCTACGCCGGCAAGGGCGACCTGGAGATCACCGGGCCCGAGGACCACCGGGCCCAGCGGGTGCTCGGCTTCAACCGGCACATCGGGCAGCGCGAGCTCGACCCGGTCCTGACGCTCCTGGTCGTGCTGACCTTCGTGGCCCTGCTGATGCCCGTCACCGTGTTCATCGCCGCCGCCGTCCGCTTCGGCGGGGAGCGGCGCGACCGCCGGCTCGCGACGCTGCGCCTGGTCGGCGCCGACGGCCGCATGGTCCGCCGGATCGCGGCCGGCGAAGCCCTGGCCGGATCCGTGGTCGGGCTCGGGCTGGGCGCGGGCTTCTTCCTCATCGGCCGCCGGCTGGTCGGCGGCGTCACCCTCCACCAGCGCAGCGTCTTCCCCGCGGACCTCGACCCCGCGCCGTGGCTGGCCGTACTGGTGGCGCTCGCGGTGCCCGCCGCGGCCGTCGCCGTGACCCTGTTCGCCCTGCGCGGTGTCGTCATCGAGCCGCTGGGCGTGGTCCACACCGCCCGGCCGGGCAGGCGCCGCGTCTGGTGGCGGCTGCTGCTGCCGCTCGGCGGGCTCGGCCTGCTGGCCCCGATGACCGGGCACGGCACCCGCCACGGGGACTTCAACCGGTGGCAGGTCAGCGCCGGCGTGGTGCTGCTGCTCGTCGGGATCACCGCGCTGCTCCCCTGGCTGCTGGAGCGCGTCGTCTCCCGACTGTCCGGCGGGCCGGTGTCCTGGCAGCTCGCCGTGCGCCGGCTCCAGGTCTCCAGCGGCGGCGCGGCCCGCCTCGTCAACGGCATCGCGGTGGCCGTGGCCGGGGCCATCGCCCTCCAGATGCTCTTCGCGGGCGTCGAGGGCGACTACACGACGCGGACCGGGCAGGACCCGGCCCGCGCGGCGATCTCGATCGTCATGCCCCCGACCGACCGGGCGGCGGTCGACGCCGCCGCCCGGGCGGTCTCCGGGGCCGAGGGAGTCGCCAAGGTCGTCGCGCCCGCCTCCTTCAAGGCCGCGCACCGGCTTCCCGCGGCGGACGACCTGGTCCAGGTGACCGTGGGCAGCTGCGATGCCCTGCGCGAGTACGCGGCCGTCGAACCCTGCCGGGACGGCGACGCCTTCGTGATCACGGACTCGCCCGCCCTGAAGGGCGGGGTGCCCCAGCCCACGGCCCGGCCCGGGGACACGCTCTGGGTCGGCCTCGGCCCGGGCCCGACCGGCGAGGACGGCGCGTCCGAGCCCGCCCGGTGGACCTTCCCGGCCGGCGCCCGCCCGGTCACCAACCGCCCGGACCCGACGGGCGACCTGCGCGGCGGACTGCTGGTGACCCCCTCGGTCGCGCCGAAGGCCGTGCCCGACGACCGCTGGCCGCACGTGTACGTGCAGTTGGACCCGTCGGTGCCGGACGCCATGGACAAGGCGCGGACGGCCGCCTTCAAGGCGGCCCCGCTCGCCATGATCATGACGCACCAGTCCACCCGGCAGGACAGTGGCTACGCGACCATTCGCACCGGGCTGCTCTTCGGCGCGACGGCCGTGCTGCTGCTGATCGGCGCCAGCCTGCTGGTCTCCCAGCTGGAGCAGCTGCGCGAGCGCGGGAAGCTGCTGTCGGCGCTGGTCGCCTTCGGCACCAAGCGCTCCACGCTGAGCCTGTCGGTGCTCTGGCAGACGGCCCTGCCGATCGGCCTGGGCCTGGTCCTGGCCTCGGCGGTCGGGCTGACGCTCGGCGCCGTGCTGATGCGGATGGCGGCCGTCCCGGTGCGGATCGACTGGGCCCCGGTCGCGACGATGGCCGGCATCGGCGGCGGCGTGGCCGTCCTGGTGACCCTGCTCAGCCTGCCGCCGCTGCTGCGGCTGATGCGCCCGGACGGCCTGCGCACGGAATAG
- a CDS encoding hydrogen peroxide-inducible genes activator encodes MSDRRCLSVAVSHRGAKQATLAQLRAFAAVSEYLHFRDAAAAIGMSQPALSGAVSALEEALGVQLIERTTRKVLLSPAGERIAVRARAVLDAMGGLLEEAEAVRAPFTGVLRLGVIPTVAPYLLPTVLGLFHRRYPRLDLQVHEEQTASLLEGLAGGRLDLLLLAVPLGVPGVTELPLFDEDFVLLVPREHPLAGRRDIPRGELRGLHLLLLDEGHCLRDQALDICRDAGRTTGADVTTTAAGLSTLVQLVAGGLGVTLLPRTALRLETTRNEQLATGYFAEPAPSRRIALAMRTGTARQEEFRAVADALREAMRPLPVWLTD; translated from the coding sequence ATGAGTGATCGGAGGTGCCTATCAGTGGCTGTGAGTCACAGGGGAGCGAAGCAGGCGACGCTCGCGCAACTGCGGGCCTTCGCCGCCGTCTCCGAGTACCTGCACTTCAGGGACGCGGCCGCGGCCATCGGCATGAGCCAGCCCGCGCTCTCCGGAGCCGTCTCGGCCCTGGAGGAGGCGCTCGGCGTCCAGCTGATCGAGCGGACCACGCGCAAGGTGCTGCTCTCGCCCGCGGGTGAGCGGATCGCGGTCCGCGCGCGGGCCGTGCTCGACGCCATGGGCGGGCTGCTGGAGGAGGCCGAGGCGGTGCGCGCCCCCTTCACCGGGGTGCTGCGGCTCGGAGTCATCCCCACGGTGGCCCCGTACCTGCTGCCGACCGTGCTCGGGCTCTTCCACCGGCGCTACCCCCGCCTCGACCTCCAGGTGCACGAGGAGCAGACGGCCTCGCTGCTGGAGGGGCTGGCCGGCGGCCGGCTCGACCTGCTGCTGCTCGCCGTGCCGCTCGGCGTCCCGGGAGTCACCGAACTGCCCCTCTTCGACGAGGATTTCGTGCTGCTCGTACCCCGCGAGCACCCGCTCGCCGGGCGTCGGGACATCCCGCGCGGGGAGCTGCGCGGCCTGCACCTGCTCCTCCTCGACGAGGGCCACTGCCTGCGCGACCAGGCCCTCGACATCTGCCGGGACGCGGGGCGCACCACGGGGGCGGACGTCACCACCACCGCGGCCGGGCTGTCCACCCTCGTACAACTGGTCGCCGGGGGGCTCGGCGTCACGCTGCTGCCGCGCACCGCGCTCCGGCTGGAGACCACCCGCAACGAACAGCTGGCCACCGGGTACTTCGCCGAGCCCGCGCCCTCGCGCAGGATCGCCCTGGCCATGCGCACGGGAACGGCCCGGCAGGAGGAGTTCCGGGCCGTCGCCGACGCGCTGCGCGAGGCCATGCGCCCGCTCCCCGTCTGGCTGACCGACTAG
- a CDS encoding peroxiredoxin, protein MLTVGDQFPTYDLTACVSLEAGAEFSQIDHKTYEGKWKIVFSWPLDFTFVCPTEIAAFGKLNEEFADRDAQILGFSLDSEYVHHAWRKDHADLRDLPFPMMSDIKRELCADLGILGSDGLPMRAVFIVDPNNEIQFSMVTAGSVGRNPKEVLRVLDALQTDELCPCNWTKGDSTIDAGALLAGE, encoded by the coding sequence GTGCTCACTGTCGGCGACCAGTTCCCCACCTACGACCTGACCGCTTGCGTCTCGCTCGAGGCCGGGGCTGAGTTCTCGCAGATCGACCACAAGACCTACGAGGGCAAGTGGAAGATCGTGTTCTCCTGGCCGCTCGACTTCACGTTCGTGTGCCCGACCGAGATCGCCGCGTTCGGCAAGCTGAACGAGGAGTTCGCCGACCGCGACGCCCAGATCCTCGGCTTCTCGCTCGACTCCGAGTACGTGCACCACGCCTGGCGCAAGGACCACGCCGACCTGCGCGACCTGCCCTTCCCGATGATGTCCGACATCAAGCGCGAGCTCTGCGCCGACCTCGGCATCCTCGGCTCGGACGGCCTCCCGATGCGCGCCGTCTTCATCGTGGACCCGAACAACGAGATCCAGTTCTCCATGGTGACCGCCGGTTCCGTGGGCCGTAACCCCAAGGAGGTCCTGCGGGTCCTCGACGCCCTGCAGACCGACGAGCTGTGCCCCTGCAACTGGACCAAGGGCGACAGCACCATCGACGCCGGCGCGCTGCTGGCCGGTGAGTGA
- a CDS encoding alkyl hydroperoxide reductase → MSLDSLKSAIPDYAKDLKLNLGSVIGNQDTLSQQQLWGTVLSCAIAARSPRVLRELEPEAKAALSPEAYTAAKAAAAIMAMNNVFYRTRHLLSDPEYGTLRAGLRMNVIGNPGVEKVDFELWSLAVSAVNGCGQCLDSHEQVLRKAGVDRETVQEAFKIASVIQAVAVTLDSEAVLAGE, encoded by the coding sequence ATGTCCCTCGACTCCCTGAAGTCCGCCATACCGGACTACGCCAAGGACCTGAAGCTGAACCTGGGTTCGGTCATCGGCAACCAGGACACGCTCTCGCAGCAGCAGCTGTGGGGCACGGTCCTGTCCTGCGCGATCGCCGCCCGCTCCCCGCGCGTCCTGCGTGAGCTGGAGCCGGAGGCGAAGGCCGCGCTGTCGCCGGAGGCGTACACCGCGGCCAAGGCCGCCGCCGCGATCATGGCGATGAACAACGTCTTCTACCGCACGCGCCACCTGCTCTCCGACCCGGAGTACGGCACGCTGCGCGCGGGCCTGCGGATGAACGTCATCGGCAACCCCGGCGTGGAGAAGGTCGACTTCGAGCTGTGGTCGCTCGCCGTCTCCGCGGTCAACGGCTGCGGCCAGTGCCTGGACTCGCACGAGCAGGTCCTGCGCAAGGCCGGCGTCGACCGCGAGACGGTCCAGGAGGCCTTCAAGATCGCCTCGGTGATCCAGGCCGTGGCCGTCACCCTCGACTCCGAAGCGGTCCTCGCGGGCGAGTGA
- a CDS encoding AI-2E family transporter, giving the protein MAKTAGWIGRLGNRLSRVEARLAERRAEVEAETSGNLGDLPARPAGRATTAAAGSTAAEGPGVPGAAASAPGASEPTGGGHAQAPAAAHSAPVRPEPVDVIPWGLRVAAEASWRLLLLAGMVWILMRVISEVRLVVLAFAAALLVTAMLQPFVVRLRRLGMPRGLATAGTAILGFVVIGLVGWFVVWQVMDNLDQLSDRLRDGINELKLAALDSPFHVTEKQINDIAKNLSETIGTNTEQITSAGLQGVTVLVEVLTGMLLAMFSTLFLLYDGKRIWTWSLGLLPAAARPGVAGAGPRAWRTLTAYVRGTVLVALIDAIFIGLGLYFLDVTMAVPLAVFIFLFAFIPLVGAVISGALAVVVALVTQGPFIGLMVLLVVLAVQQIEGHVLQPFILGRAVRVHPLAVVLSVAAGGLIAGIGGAVVAVPLVAVTNTVVGYLRAYSREQFHHGIAPVGPAPHGATALGSPVPSDMGETRTGDNRA; this is encoded by the coding sequence ATGGCGAAGACGGCAGGATGGATCGGCCGGCTCGGGAACAGGCTGAGCCGCGTGGAGGCGCGACTCGCGGAGCGCCGCGCCGAAGTCGAGGCCGAGACCTCCGGGAACCTCGGTGACCTGCCGGCCCGCCCCGCGGGCCGCGCGACCACCGCGGCCGCGGGCTCCACGGCCGCCGAGGGGCCCGGAGTCCCCGGCGCCGCGGCCTCCGCGCCCGGCGCGTCCGAGCCCACGGGCGGCGGGCACGCGCAGGCCCCCGCCGCGGCCCACTCCGCCCCGGTCCGCCCCGAACCGGTCGACGTCATCCCGTGGGGCCTGCGCGTGGCCGCCGAGGCGAGCTGGCGGCTGCTGCTCCTCGCCGGGATGGTCTGGATCCTGATGAGGGTGATCAGCGAAGTCCGCCTGGTCGTCCTCGCCTTCGCCGCCGCCCTCCTGGTCACGGCCATGCTCCAGCCCTTCGTGGTCCGACTGCGCCGCCTCGGCATGCCGCGCGGGCTGGCCACCGCCGGCACCGCGATCCTCGGCTTCGTGGTCATCGGGCTCGTCGGGTGGTTCGTGGTCTGGCAGGTCATGGACAACCTAGACCAGCTCTCCGACCGGCTCCGCGACGGCATCAACGAGCTCAAACTCGCGGCACTGGACAGTCCGTTCCACGTGACCGAGAAGCAGATCAACGACATCGCGAAGAACCTCAGCGAGACCATCGGCACCAACACCGAGCAGATCACCTCCGCCGGCCTGCAGGGCGTGACGGTCCTCGTCGAAGTGCTGACGGGCATGCTCCTCGCGATGTTCTCCACGCTCTTCCTGCTCTACGACGGCAAGCGCATCTGGACCTGGTCCCTGGGCCTGCTCCCCGCGGCCGCCCGCCCCGGCGTCGCCGGCGCCGGTCCGCGCGCCTGGCGCACGCTGACCGCGTACGTGCGCGGCACGGTCCTCGTCGCGCTGATCGACGCCATCTTCATCGGCCTCGGGCTGTACTTCCTCGACGTCACGATGGCCGTGCCGCTCGCCGTCTTCATCTTCCTGTTCGCCTTCATCCCCCTCGTCGGCGCGGTGATCTCCGGCGCCCTCGCCGTGGTCGTGGCGCTGGTCACCCAGGGGCCGTTCATCGGGCTGATGGTGCTGCTGGTGGTCCTGGCGGTGCAGCAGATCGAGGGGCACGTCCTCCAGCCCTTCATCCTGGGCCGGGCGGTACGCGTCCACCCGCTCGCGGTGGTGCTGTCGGTGGCGGCCGGCGGCCTGATCGCGGGCATCGGCGGAGCGGTGGTCGCCGTCCCGCTGGTCGCCGTCACCAACACGGTGGTCGGCTACCTGCGGGCCTACTCCCGCGAGCAGTTCCACCACGGGATCGCCCCGGTCGGCCCCGCGCCGCACGGGGCGACGGCCCTGGGCAGCCCGGTTCCTTCCGACATGGGGGAGACGCGAACAGGTGATAACCGAGCCTGA
- a CDS encoding transglycosylase SLT domain-containing protein has translation MLEGHRVSRISVRGFAVASATAVTTVGAVVGVATGDPASNDLETTASGTTLLTDIPVGDQAQVQNASLTQQADAIAHAADADAKRSAEESARVQAAQDAKAKKADAQKAADEKAKKERDEKDQAASRSASRDGADFAPQSSYTVAQVKAIAQQMVPAGQFQCFSKIINQESTWNYLAVNKSSGAYGLVQALPGSKMASAGADWRTNPATQIEWGLNYMNVRYGSPCGAWNFHQANGWY, from the coding sequence CTGCTGGAAGGACACCGTGTGAGCCGGATCTCGGTTCGGGGATTCGCTGTGGCTTCGGCCACGGCGGTCACCACCGTCGGCGCAGTCGTGGGCGTTGCCACCGGCGACCCCGCCTCGAACGATCTCGAGACGACCGCGTCCGGGACGACTCTCCTCACTGACATCCCGGTCGGCGACCAGGCTCAGGTCCAGAACGCGTCCCTGACGCAGCAGGCCGACGCCATCGCCCACGCCGCCGACGCCGACGCCAAGCGCTCGGCGGAGGAGTCCGCCCGCGTCCAGGCCGCCCAGGACGCCAAGGCGAAGAAGGCCGACGCGCAGAAGGCCGCCGACGAGAAGGCGAAGAAGGAGCGCGACGAGAAGGACCAGGCTGCCAGCCGTTCCGCCTCCCGCGACGGGGCCGACTTCGCGCCCCAGAGCTCCTACACGGTCGCCCAGGTCAAGGCCATCGCCCAGCAGATGGTCCCGGCGGGGCAGTTCCAGTGCTTCTCCAAGATCATCAACCAGGAATCGACCTGGAACTACCTGGCCGTGAACAAGTCCTCGGGCGCCTACGGCCTCGTCCAGGCCCTGCCCGGTTCGAAGATGGCCTCGGCCGGCGCCGACTGGCGCACCAACCCCGCCACCCAGATCGAGTGGGGTCTGAACTACATGAACGTCCGCTACGGCAGCCCGTGCGGAGCCTGGAACTTCCACCAGGCCAACGGCTGGTACTAG